A window of the Rubeoparvulum massiliense genome harbors these coding sequences:
- a CDS encoding FAD-dependent thymidylate synthase, which produces MESKTNNAIDLSQYVSNTDKNVYTIFNLPEEVIAVIFAYVSRSPKSFRENLRQLLEDEELGIQQGTSSQLWLSKKASSFHEKWVVQYGHSSVAEHAVAHVGIEQISRLASAALELATSFGSFTEYSQRYQRPQRGAYYLPVELAQAPHLKERFIAVQEENYSIYEELFHQLVQYLQKEIPLQAGESERAYKMRIEKIAFEDARYVLSNATFTQLGMTINGRAVRDAIVQLLSSPYPEMQELGQQLTDEVSQVIPTLLRHIKANQYQLKTRENLHAENYAKLIAKADWCEGESKSHARILSVDEELATLRKLASLLLMQFQELGYDEADKRAEQATEEELKSIVSNGLSNLQFFDHPLELFQHVNYTVQLQISEANWHQLLRHNRKTHFTYQEPTIVNGYTIPPHIVAAGATAPFQRAMENANQLYVQLINELPQVAPYAVTNAHHRQLMATISLWELYHLINLRTSDEAQWDIRQTFQDLHDQLQQIHPTLLHFAKRRP; this is translated from the coding sequence GTGGAATCAAAAACAAATAACGCCATTGACCTATCTCAGTATGTCTCAAACACAGACAAGAATGTTTATACCATCTTTAACTTACCTGAAGAAGTAATCGCTGTTATTTTTGCATACGTTAGTCGTAGCCCGAAAAGCTTTCGGGAAAATCTTCGTCAGCTTTTGGAGGATGAAGAACTGGGCATTCAACAAGGGACATCAAGTCAGCTCTGGCTATCCAAAAAAGCCTCTTCCTTTCACGAGAAATGGGTTGTCCAATACGGTCACTCCTCCGTGGCTGAACACGCTGTTGCCCATGTGGGGATAGAGCAAATCAGCCGACTTGCTTCTGCTGCACTAGAGTTAGCTACCTCTTTTGGTAGCTTCACAGAATATAGTCAGCGCTATCAACGTCCACAGCGTGGAGCATACTATCTTCCTGTCGAATTGGCGCAAGCTCCACATTTGAAGGAACGCTTTATTGCTGTGCAAGAGGAAAACTACTCCATTTATGAAGAACTTTTTCATCAATTGGTTCAATATCTCCAGAAGGAGATCCCTTTACAAGCTGGAGAATCAGAGCGGGCTTATAAAATGCGAATTGAGAAGATCGCCTTTGAGGATGCACGTTATGTATTAAGTAATGCTACCTTTACCCAATTAGGGATGACCATTAATGGACGAGCAGTACGGGATGCCATCGTGCAATTGCTTTCTTCACCCTACCCAGAAATGCAGGAGCTTGGCCAACAGTTAACCGATGAAGTTAGTCAAGTCATCCCCACGCTCCTTCGGCACATTAAGGCGAACCAATATCAACTAAAAACAAGAGAAAACCTTCATGCTGAAAATTATGCAAAATTAATCGCTAAGGCTGATTGGTGTGAAGGTGAGAGCAAATCCCATGCTCGAATCCTCTCTGTAGATGAAGAGCTTGCCACACTAAGAAAGCTCGCATCCCTACTACTGATGCAGTTCCAAGAACTAGGCTATGATGAAGCGGACAAACGGGCTGAACAAGCCACAGAGGAAGAGCTAAAAAGTATTGTTTCCAACGGCTTATCCAATCTCCAATTCTTCGATCATCCGTTAGAGCTATTCCAACATGTGAACTATACCGTTCAGCTCCAGATCTCCGAAGCCAACTGGCACCAGCTCTTACGGCATAATCGTAAGACACACTTCACCTATCAGGAGCCAACCATTGTGAATGGATATACGATCCCTCCACATATTGTTGCTGCTGGTGCGACCGCTCCCTTCCAAAGAGCGATGGAGAATGCCAATCAGCTTTATGTCCAATTAATCAATGAGCTTCCACAAGTGGCTCCTTATGCGGTGACCAATGCTCATCATCGTCAGCTGATGGCTACCATCTCCTTATGGGAACTCTATCATTTGATCAACTTACGGACATCCGATGAAGCACAATGGGATATTCGACAAACTTTTCAAGATCTCCACGATCAGCTGCAACAGATTCATCCTACCCTGCTCCATTTTGCAAAACGTCGACCTTAA
- a CDS encoding Mov34/MPN/PAD-1 family protein — protein MIGSPFQSDQPLIIERSCLMRFHDHAKSALPHEAAALLTGYDHHITDLVPIEVMATPETFSLSPQLLLQELHKICERKQEWIGLIHSHPTMPPIPSSADTTGWHYPMLSYWILSLAAEPAEVALYRWIENSWRNYPYEVK, from the coding sequence ATGATCGGGTCTCCATTTCAATCTGATCAGCCCTTAATCATTGAACGATCATGTTTAATGCGCTTCCATGATCACGCTAAATCCGCACTACCCCACGAAGCTGCTGCACTTCTTACAGGTTATGATCATCATATCACGGATTTAGTTCCCATTGAAGTGATGGCTACTCCCGAGACATTTTCACTCTCACCTCAGCTTCTGCTTCAAGAGTTGCATAAAATCTGTGAGCGCAAACAAGAATGGATCGGCCTGATCCATAGTCATCCCACCATGCCTCCCATCCCTTCTTCGGCAGATACAACAGGCTGGCACTATCCTATGCTCTCCTATTGGATTCTCTCCCTTGCTGCTGAACCAGCGGAGGTAGCCTTATACCGCTGGATAGAAAACTCATGGAGGAACTATCCATACGAGGTCAAGTAG
- a CDS encoding DUF948 domain-containing protein yields the protein MWAELSLVVIAIAFVFLVYYVIQTLKTAQATLNQWNETLPRIEQKVDQLVQETTNTLQEANQVILQAQEQSKSVTEMLNKVNTKLDSVSASFKAKRQALPIDAALQATSKSNLLIPVAQMLAKVWRERRQKKRIAQRINEATKEEIKHE from the coding sequence ATGTGGGCCGAGCTTAGTCTTGTGGTTATAGCCATTGCCTTTGTCTTTCTCGTCTACTATGTAATACAAACCTTAAAAACAGCGCAAGCTACATTGAACCAATGGAATGAGACCTTACCGCGTATTGAGCAAAAAGTGGATCAACTGGTTCAGGAAACAACCAATACCCTTCAAGAAGCGAATCAGGTGATCCTACAGGCGCAGGAACAGAGTAAATCCGTCACAGAGATGCTCAACAAGGTGAACACCAAACTAGACTCTGTGAGTGCATCATTCAAGGCAAAGAGACAAGCCTTGCCAATCGATGCAGCATTACAGGCAACCTCAAAATCCAACCTGCTTATTCCTGTAGCTCAAATGCTTGCAAAGGTCTGGCGAGAACGGCGTCAAAAGAAAAGGATTGCACAGAGGATAAATGAAGCAACGAAGGAGGAAATAAAACATGAGTGA
- a CDS encoding bifunctional metallophosphatase/5'-nucleotidase, translating to MRRVHLLHTNDIHSHFVNLPRLATVINERKKEVTRAGEDYLLIDLGDHLDRVHPITEASLGQANIELLEKMGYHYLTLGNNEGITMPKEKLQELYAHTSCKVILSNLLDKKSLQAPKWVQRYSIAELSGIRIGFLGVTAPFTIFYEQLGWYILDPVETVKRMVAELRPRVDLLVLMSHCGIQFDERIVVEVPQIDLVLGAHTHNYFPDGHWVNEHLIAEAGKFGQALGHVVIEWDDVKQRIVSLEATCEPVDEYEENKEIQAWIEQKELLAHQVLGEAIIQLNDELTFSWYEESPLPNLLAIAVRKWTNSDMALLNSGLILRALPQGPITREMIHQTLPHPINPAVVRLSGREVGQVLRHSLDERIIQQRIHGYGFRGTMFGSMVVDGLTVSYHGNEITSVLFQGKPLQADQLYRVGIIDMYTFGVGFPELVGVERAEYFLPEMLRDLLSQELQNPMSIIDAKRNRWIRLS from the coding sequence ATGCGAAGAGTTCATCTGTTGCATACCAATGATATTCATAGTCATTTTGTCAATCTTCCGCGGCTAGCTACTGTGATCAACGAGAGAAAAAAGGAAGTGACGCGAGCTGGTGAGGATTATTTACTCATAGATTTGGGTGATCATCTGGATCGGGTTCACCCAATCACCGAAGCCTCACTGGGACAAGCAAATATTGAGCTCTTGGAAAAAATGGGCTATCATTACCTGACGCTAGGGAATAATGAGGGCATCACCATGCCCAAGGAGAAACTGCAGGAGTTATATGCACATACTTCTTGTAAAGTGATTCTCAGTAATCTCTTGGATAAGAAGAGCTTGCAGGCACCAAAATGGGTACAACGTTATTCCATCGCAGAACTCTCGGGAATCCGCATCGGCTTTCTCGGTGTTACAGCTCCATTCACCATCTTCTATGAGCAGCTAGGCTGGTATATCCTCGATCCAGTAGAAACGGTGAAAAGAATGGTTGCTGAGCTTCGACCACGTGTTGATCTTCTTGTATTAATGTCCCATTGTGGAATCCAATTCGACGAACGGATCGTCGTTGAGGTTCCCCAAATTGATCTTGTTTTAGGGGCACATACCCATAATTATTTTCCTGATGGGCATTGGGTGAATGAACATTTAATTGCCGAGGCTGGAAAATTTGGTCAGGCACTGGGGCATGTGGTTATTGAATGGGATGATGTGAAGCAACGCATTGTTTCATTGGAAGCCACTTGTGAACCAGTCGATGAGTATGAGGAGAATAAAGAGATTCAAGCATGGATTGAACAAAAAGAATTACTTGCCCATCAAGTACTAGGAGAGGCTATCATACAGTTGAATGATGAATTAACCTTTTCCTGGTATGAAGAGAGCCCTTTACCTAATCTTTTAGCCATCGCAGTACGGAAATGGACCAATTCAGATATGGCTTTGTTGAATAGTGGCCTGATTTTACGCGCACTGCCACAAGGACCTATAACGCGTGAGATGATCCATCAAACTTTACCGCATCCGATTAATCCTGCAGTGGTACGACTATCAGGGCGAGAGGTTGGACAGGTCCTCCGTCACTCCTTGGATGAACGGATCATTCAACAACGAATTCATGGTTATGGGTTTCGTGGTACAATGTTTGGTAGTATGGTCGTTGATGGATTAACAGTTTCTTATCATGGCAATGAGATCACCAGTGTTTTGTTTCAGGGAAAGCCCCTGCAAGCTGATCAATTATATCGTGTGGGAATTATTGATATGTATACCTTTGGCGTGGGATTTCCGGAGTTGGTAGGTGTTGAACGTGCTGAATACTTTCTGCCAGAAATGTTACGAGATCTCTTGAGTCAAGAGCTTCAGAATCCGATGAGTATAATAGATGCAAAGAGGAATCGCTGGATCCGTCTTTCCTGA
- a CDS encoding HD-GYP domain-containing protein: MRLVSIQHCVPGMILAKDIYDESGVILIAKGMELTPRFIRRMSQMGVTHLFVIDDATEGIEPLETVSLEVRKEVMSAIHDSLDSLLIEEPWRNKVQRPAELHKRLLQSVHLIIDELKTQPTTLLMLGNIYVTDHELYKHSYQVMLYSLALGFRMGYNDQELAEQGLGAIFHDVGKQMIPSEILNKPGKLTEEEFQLVQQHTWTGFQILRKQPELSLLVAHCALQHHERIDGSGYPRQLLEEDIQPYAQVVAIADVYDALTSNRVYRGAMLPHEAYEILLAGSGKLFNPKMIEVFHKTISMYPIGMSVRLSTGELGVVVDVHSNIPERPVIRVLYDANGEPYCKICERDLSKQLHVMIEEVDVPLPFSN, encoded by the coding sequence ATGAGACTTGTATCTATACAACATTGTGTTCCGGGGATGATATTAGCGAAGGATATCTATGACGAGTCGGGGGTTATCCTGATTGCCAAGGGAATGGAACTGACTCCACGCTTTATTCGCCGTATGAGTCAGATGGGAGTAACACATCTCTTCGTGATCGATGATGCAACAGAAGGGATCGAACCGCTGGAGACAGTTTCTCTAGAGGTTCGTAAAGAGGTGATGTCTGCCATTCATGATTCCCTTGATTCACTTCTAATCGAAGAACCATGGCGTAATAAAGTACAACGCCCTGCGGAGTTGCATAAGCGTCTACTCCAATCCGTCCATCTCATCATTGATGAACTGAAAACACAACCCACTACATTACTCATGCTTGGGAATATCTATGTCACAGATCATGAACTATATAAGCATTCCTATCAGGTGATGCTCTATAGTCTCGCTTTAGGGTTCCGTATGGGATATAACGATCAAGAGCTTGCGGAGCAGGGGCTGGGCGCAATCTTTCATGATGTGGGAAAACAGATGATTCCTTCAGAAATTCTAAATAAACCAGGCAAGTTGACAGAGGAAGAGTTTCAACTCGTTCAACAGCATACATGGACAGGGTTTCAGATCTTGCGGAAGCAACCAGAATTATCCCTACTTGTGGCTCATTGTGCTCTTCAACATCATGAACGCATAGATGGAAGTGGTTATCCCCGTCAACTCTTAGAAGAGGATATCCAGCCCTATGCACAAGTAGTTGCCATTGCAGATGTGTACGATGCATTGACATCCAATCGGGTCTATCGAGGTGCCATGTTACCTCATGAGGCTTATGAAATTCTCCTGGCTGGGTCAGGCAAGCTATTTAATCCGAAAATGATTGAAGTATTTCATAAAACCATCTCCATGTACCCCATTGGGATGAGTGTCCGCTTAAGCACAGGAGAATTAGGTGTAGTTGTAGATGTTCATTCCAATATTCCTGAGCGGCCGGTGATTCGGGTGCTTTATGATGCAAATGGGGAACCCTATTGCAAGATTTGTGAACGTGATTTAAGCAAACAGCTCCATGTGATGATTGAAGAAGTTGATGTTCCCTTACCCTTCTCTAATTGA